One genomic segment of Myxococcota bacterium includes these proteins:
- a CDS encoding DNA translocase FtsK 4TM domain-containing protein: MAKAARARARKSAAPEEPVGGSLGTAFAREAIGVSLLGLACFAALAVWSHAPHDPLWSSEPVANRGGRLGAILASTLVGSLGLASYLVVGLAALLGARLIAGLGLPSLSSRAALAIPLLLAPAAAIPPLLSQALPKLGGLEGGALGDFLAGHQAWLLGSWGALLANALVASIGFLAVTGFSVGRALGRLGALLGVIAGAALALVGEIGRALGAAFAAARRGVGELTQGIERGWSHLGVWREQRARRARVAAQRGPEPEEELTAEDAAVELTPATPAKRAAAKRERGGPQIVDHAEERSPKGGQQESFQFREQRHAGPYQLPDVSIFQEPPRGARTYDRDSLIMNSRILEKKLQDFGVGGSVVKVHPGPVITMYEFEPASGIKVNKIVGLADDLALALRALSVRIIAPLPGKSVVGVEVANAERETVYLRDLLECEKFRGSEARLPVALGKDIFGNPADADLAKMPHLLVAGATGTGKSVFLNSLLCSVLCRRTPDELKLLLIDPKLLELSIYAGIPHLIADVVTNPKRASAALAGIVRKMEERYQLMAALGVRSIQQYNERCEKELAAGKKTFRLKAGPDEEEGVEVPFQTLPYIVVVIDELADLMVVCAKDVEESLQRLAQMARAAGIHLVLATQRPSVDVLTGVIKANFPARISFQVSSRTDSRTILDQNGADHLLGSGDMLFLPPGTSKMQRLHGAFVTEDEVGSLTGFLQEQGAPSFDEDLVRIDVETEERGEEDEDVDEMYDRAVQIVAETRNASISYVQRRLKIGYNRAARIVEHMEREGVVGPQMGTKPREVFVSPID, from the coding sequence ATGGCTAAGGCGGCGCGCGCTCGCGCGCGCAAGTCGGCGGCTCCCGAGGAGCCCGTCGGCGGATCGCTGGGAACCGCATTCGCCCGAGAGGCGATCGGGGTCTCCCTGTTGGGACTGGCTTGTTTCGCAGCCCTCGCCGTCTGGAGCCACGCGCCCCACGATCCGCTCTGGAGCAGCGAGCCGGTCGCGAACCGGGGGGGGCGCCTCGGGGCGATCCTCGCCTCGACCCTGGTTGGCAGCCTGGGCCTCGCCTCCTACCTGGTCGTCGGCCTCGCCGCCCTGCTCGGCGCGCGGCTCATCGCGGGGCTCGGGCTCCCGTCCTTGTCCTCGCGGGCGGCGCTCGCGATCCCGCTGCTGCTCGCACCGGCCGCGGCGATCCCGCCTCTCCTCTCTCAGGCGTTGCCGAAGCTCGGTGGCCTCGAGGGCGGCGCTCTGGGCGACTTCCTGGCCGGCCACCAAGCCTGGCTGCTCGGGTCCTGGGGCGCGCTCCTCGCGAATGCGCTGGTCGCCAGCATCGGTTTCCTGGCCGTCACGGGCTTCTCGGTCGGCCGGGCCCTCGGGCGACTGGGCGCCCTGCTGGGGGTCATTGCAGGTGCCGCCTTGGCGCTCGTGGGGGAAATTGGACGGGCGCTGGGCGCCGCCTTCGCTGCCGCCCGCCGGGGCGTGGGAGAACTCACCCAGGGCATCGAGCGGGGCTGGAGCCACCTCGGCGTCTGGCGCGAGCAGCGCGCCCGCCGCGCCCGGGTCGCGGCCCAGCGCGGACCCGAGCCCGAGGAAGAGCTCACGGCCGAAGACGCGGCTGTGGAACTGACCCCGGCGACCCCCGCGAAACGCGCGGCCGCCAAGCGGGAACGCGGGGGCCCCCAGATCGTCGACCACGCCGAGGAGCGCTCGCCGAAGGGCGGCCAGCAGGAGAGCTTCCAGTTCCGCGAGCAGCGCCACGCCGGTCCCTATCAACTCCCTGACGTCTCCATCTTCCAGGAGCCGCCGCGGGGTGCGCGGACCTACGACCGCGACAGCCTGATCATGAACTCGCGCATCCTGGAGAAGAAGCTCCAGGACTTCGGGGTGGGCGGCAGCGTCGTGAAGGTCCATCCGGGTCCGGTCATCACGATGTACGAGTTCGAGCCGGCCTCGGGCATCAAGGTCAACAAGATCGTCGGCTTGGCGGACGACCTCGCCCTGGCCCTGCGCGCGCTCTCCGTGCGCATCATCGCGCCGCTCCCCGGCAAGTCGGTCGTCGGCGTCGAGGTCGCCAACGCGGAACGCGAGACCGTCTACCTCCGCGACCTCCTCGAGTGCGAGAAGTTCCGAGGCAGCGAGGCCCGCCTGCCGGTTGCGTTGGGCAAGGACATCTTCGGGAACCCGGCCGACGCCGATCTCGCGAAGATGCCCCACCTGTTGGTGGCCGGCGCCACCGGTACGGGCAAGAGCGTGTTCCTCAACTCGCTCTTGTGCTCCGTGCTCTGCCGACGCACCCCCGACGAACTCAAGCTGCTGCTGATCGACCCCAAACTCCTCGAGCTCTCGATCTACGCCGGCATTCCTCATCTCATCGCGGACGTGGTCACGAACCCGAAACGGGCATCCGCCGCGCTGGCCGGGATCGTCCGCAAGATGGAAGAGCGGTACCAGCTGATGGCGGCACTCGGCGTCCGCAGCATCCAGCAGTACAACGAGCGTTGCGAGAAGGAGCTCGCTGCCGGCAAGAAGACCTTCCGGCTGAAGGCCGGGCCCGACGAGGAGGAAGGCGTCGAGGTCCCCTTCCAGACGTTGCCCTACATCGTGGTCGTCATCGACGAGCTCGCCGACTTGATGGTCGTCTGCGCGAAGGACGTCGAAGAGTCGCTGCAGCGCCTGGCCCAGATGGCGCGAGCGGCCGGCATCCACCTGGTCCTTGCCACACAGCGGCCCAGCGTCGACGTGCTCACGGGCGTCATCAAAGCCAACTTCCCGGCGCGCATTTCCTTCCAGGTCTCGTCGCGCACCGACTCGCGCACCATCCTGGACCAGAACGGCGCCGATCATCTGCTCGGCTCGGGCGACATGCTCTTCCTCCCGCCCGGCACCTCGAAGATGCAGCGGCTCCACGGCGCCTTCGTCACCGAAGACGAAGTCGGGAGCCTGACCGGCTTCCTCCAGGAGCAGGGCGCCCCCTCCTTCGACGAAGACCTCGTGCGGATCGACGTCGAGACCGAAGAGCGCGGCGAAGAGGACGAGGACGTCGACGAGATGTACGACCGCGCGGTCCAGATCGTCGCGGAGACGCGCAACGCGTCCATCTCGTACGTTCAGCGCCGGCTGAAGATCGGCTACAACCGCGCCGCGCGCATCGTCGAGCACATGGAGCGCGAAGGTGTGGTCGGTCCCCAGATGGGCACGAAGCCGCGGGAAGTGTTCGTCAGCCCGATCGACTGA
- a CDS encoding single-stranded DNA-binding protein, translating into MASVNKVILVGNLGRDPELRYTQGGQAVANFTMATTERFSTRDGDKQERTEWHRIVAWGRTGELCAQYLSKGRSVYIEGRLQTREWEDKEGQKRRTTEIVANTVQFLGGRGEGGPSSPPSGPAGPSGGGSGAGGFDSGPPPSDDIPF; encoded by the coding sequence ATGGCAAGCGTGAACAAGGTCATTCTGGTGGGGAATCTCGGACGCGACCCCGAGCTCCGTTACACACAGGGGGGTCAGGCGGTGGCGAACTTCACGATGGCCACCACCGAACGCTTCTCGACGCGCGACGGCGACAAGCAAGAGCGAACCGAGTGGCATCGCATCGTCGCCTGGGGGCGGACCGGTGAGCTGTGCGCGCAGTACCTGTCCAAGGGGCGCAGCGTCTATATCGAGGGTCGACTCCAGACCCGCGAGTGGGAAGACAAGGAAGGCCAGAAGCGCCGCACGACGGAGATCGTGGCGAACACCGTTCAGTTCCTCGGTGGTCGCGGCGAGGGAGGCCCGTCGAGTCCGCCCTCCGGTCCGGCGGGTCCGTCCGGAGGTGGCTCGGGTGCTGGCGGCTTCGACTCCGGTCCGCCGCCGTCGGACGACATTCCCTTCTAG